The following are from one region of the Acanthopagrus latus isolate v.2019 chromosome 2, fAcaLat1.1, whole genome shotgun sequence genome:
- the sptssb gene encoding serine palmitoyltransferase small subunit B isoform X1 — translation MAENRAATKTSSPPEPPTETHTHTHTQRPVASSLRGHFTCTICEPACKMNFKNLLEYLAWLYYQYLLITGIYVLEPWEKSIFNSILFSAIAMVIYTSYVFVPIHVRLALEFFSGIFGGQPESTMALMN, via the exons ATGGCTGAAAACAGAGCTGCGACCAAGACATCGAGTCCTCCTGAGCCtcccactgaaacacacacacacacacacacacaacggcCCGTCGCGTCGTCGCTCCGCGGTCACTTCACCTGCACCATCTGCGAGCCAG CTTGCAAGATGAACTTCAAGAACCTTTTGGAGTACCTGGCCTGGCTGTACTACCAGTACCTGCTCATCACCGGCATCTATGTCCTGGAGCCGTGGGAAAAGTCCATCTTCAACTCCATCCTCTTCTCCGCCATCGCCATGGTGATCTACACCTCGTATGTCTTTGTGCCCATCCACGTGCGGCTCGCACTGGAGTTTTTCTCGGGGATCTTTGGCGGCCAGCCTGAGAGCACCATGGCACTCATGAACTAA
- the sptssb gene encoding serine palmitoyltransferase small subunit B isoform X2 gives MSCKMNFKNLLEYLAWLYYQYLLITGIYVLEPWEKSIFNSILFSAIAMVIYTSYVFVPIHVRLALEFFSGIFGGQPESTMALMN, from the exons atgt CTTGCAAGATGAACTTCAAGAACCTTTTGGAGTACCTGGCCTGGCTGTACTACCAGTACCTGCTCATCACCGGCATCTATGTCCTGGAGCCGTGGGAAAAGTCCATCTTCAACTCCATCCTCTTCTCCGCCATCGCCATGGTGATCTACACCTCGTATGTCTTTGTGCCCATCCACGTGCGGCTCGCACTGGAGTTTTTCTCGGGGATCTTTGGCGGCCAGCCTGAGAGCACCATGGCACTCATGAACTAA
- the sptssb gene encoding serine palmitoyltransferase small subunit B isoform X3, which produces MNFKNLLEYLAWLYYQYLLITGIYVLEPWEKSIFNSILFSAIAMVIYTSYVFVPIHVRLALEFFSGIFGGQPESTMALMN; this is translated from the coding sequence ATGAACTTCAAGAACCTTTTGGAGTACCTGGCCTGGCTGTACTACCAGTACCTGCTCATCACCGGCATCTATGTCCTGGAGCCGTGGGAAAAGTCCATCTTCAACTCCATCCTCTTCTCCGCCATCGCCATGGTGATCTACACCTCGTATGTCTTTGTGCCCATCCACGTGCGGCTCGCACTGGAGTTTTTCTCGGGGATCTTTGGCGGCCAGCCTGAGAGCACCATGGCACTCATGAACTAA